One genomic segment of Catalinimonas alkaloidigena includes these proteins:
- a CDS encoding glycosyltransferase family 4 protein, with the protein MKIALLSSSYHPYYKGGGEYSVKRLAEGLLSHNLEVFVITAYQEERQEDIDGVRVFRIKHPNIYWSFESMHKPAYQKLVWHMIEAYNPKVASPLLKILEREQPDILHIRNVEDFSPYACKVAKKLGIPVAVTLNSYTWLCPKATMFRNGSNCPQQCKDCKLITYPKKQLSKYVDVVVGVSQFMIDIHTSYQYFPNAQKEIVYTSSKVDILNLPIHQNAYTTFGYIGRLHPTKGVQQIIEAFIASSSVQSKLFIAGDGPEEYLTQCKKIAAGHENIIFLGKHDAKEFYKKVDVVIISSIWHEPFPRVLVEAYSFGRPVIASNTGGTQEMVINNKTGLVFDPQQNTQLVDCIVKFSQMNEELLQIMQENIAVFFQDNFKDENMRYISIYRSLLS; encoded by the coding sequence ATGAAAATTGCATTACTCTCATCCTCATACCACCCCTATTACAAAGGAGGAGGGGAGTACTCTGTAAAGCGCCTTGCTGAAGGCTTGCTAAGTCATAATCTAGAGGTATTTGTAATAACAGCTTACCAAGAAGAAAGACAAGAGGACATTGATGGGGTACGAGTGTTTAGGATTAAGCATCCAAATATTTACTGGTCATTTGAGTCCATGCACAAGCCTGCATATCAAAAGCTGGTATGGCACATGATTGAAGCCTACAACCCTAAAGTTGCTTCCCCCCTACTCAAGATTCTGGAGAGAGAACAACCGGATATTTTGCATATCCGAAATGTTGAAGATTTTTCCCCTTATGCCTGTAAAGTAGCAAAGAAGTTAGGCATACCCGTAGCCGTTACGCTGAATAGCTATACGTGGTTATGCCCTAAAGCCACTATGTTCAGAAATGGAAGTAATTGCCCACAACAATGTAAGGACTGTAAACTGATTACTTATCCTAAAAAGCAATTGAGCAAGTATGTAGATGTGGTGGTGGGAGTCAGTCAATTTATGATTGATATACATACCTCCTACCAATACTTTCCAAACGCTCAAAAAGAAATTGTTTACACCTCCTCCAAGGTAGATATCTTAAACCTTCCTATACACCAAAATGCTTATACTACTTTTGGTTATATTGGTAGGCTCCACCCTACAAAAGGAGTGCAGCAGATTATTGAAGCTTTTATTGCCTCGTCTTCTGTTCAGAGTAAGCTATTTATAGCAGGCGATGGTCCTGAAGAATATCTTACTCAATGTAAGAAAATAGCGGCAGGCCATGAGAATATAATTTTCTTAGGTAAACATGATGCAAAGGAATTTTACAAAAAGGTAGATGTTGTAATTATCAGTTCTATATGGCATGAACCTTTTCCCAGAGTACTGGTCGAAGCTTACTCATTTGGCAGACCCGTGATAGCTTCCAACACTGGTGGTACACAGGAAATGGTCATCAACAATAAGACAGGTTTAGTCTTTGATCCTCAACAGAACACCCAGTTAGTTGATTGTATAGTAAAGTTTTCACAAATGAACGAGGAGCTATTGCAAATTATGCAGGAGAACATTGCCGTGTTTTTCCAGGATAATTTCAAGGATGAAAACATGAGATATATAAGCATTTATCGTTCCTTACTCTCTTAG
- a CDS encoding glycosyltransferase family 4 protein: MKICFLVPSLVAGGAEHVMSNMANFWARKNYHVTIITLNHPKEPPFYPLEKGVELIQLNFLKKDKGFQKLLLFFKQWNAIRQEISRIKPNVLIAFLDITILLALTVRPFIQAKVIVSERNNPYLNETNPLLKKINHFLYRFCDQLVLQTNQIAHSFPNHLQSKIRIIPNPVLSPPDKIQHKEQEHLTHTIVSIGRLKWQKGYDILIKAFAPLGKIHKAWSLVIIGEGDERSHLESLSEQEGVMKQVRLVGRKQNPHHILKKASIFVLSSRFEGFPNALCEAMATGLPCIATRCQFGPEEIIEHEVNGLLVKVNDEIALRNALKLLMESAALRKKLGENALEISEQFALTKIMNRWEHLIENT; encoded by the coding sequence ATGAAAATATGCTTCCTTGTTCCAAGCTTAGTGGCAGGAGGAGCCGAGCACGTAATGTCCAACATGGCTAACTTTTGGGCAAGAAAAAATTATCATGTTACAATTATTACCTTAAATCATCCGAAAGAACCTCCTTTCTATCCCTTGGAAAAAGGTGTAGAGCTAATTCAACTTAACTTTCTTAAAAAAGATAAGGGTTTTCAGAAACTCCTTTTATTCTTCAAGCAATGGAATGCTATTCGCCAAGAAATTAGTAGGATTAAGCCCAATGTGCTAATTGCATTTTTAGATATTACTATTCTTTTAGCACTGACCGTTCGTCCTTTCATACAAGCTAAGGTAATTGTATCTGAGCGGAATAACCCTTATTTGAATGAAACTAATCCTCTGTTAAAAAAAATCAATCATTTTCTATACAGGTTTTGTGATCAGCTTGTGCTGCAGACCAATCAAATTGCTCACTCCTTTCCAAATCATCTGCAAAGCAAAATTAGAATCATTCCCAATCCAGTACTTTCTCCTCCTGATAAGATACAACATAAAGAGCAGGAGCATCTCACACATACCATTGTTAGTATAGGTAGACTTAAATGGCAAAAAGGTTATGATATCCTTATTAAAGCTTTCGCTCCTCTCGGAAAAATACATAAAGCATGGTCGCTTGTCATCATTGGAGAAGGAGATGAACGCTCTCATTTGGAGTCACTAAGCGAGCAGGAAGGAGTTATGAAGCAAGTAAGGCTAGTAGGTAGAAAACAAAACCCACACCATATACTGAAAAAAGCTTCAATTTTTGTGCTCTCTTCTCGTTTTGAAGGCTTCCCCAATGCACTTTGTGAAGCAATGGCTACTGGCTTACCATGTATAGCTACGCGATGCCAGTTTGGTCCGGAAGAAATCATTGAGCATGAGGTGAATGGTTTATTAGTAAAGGTAAATGATGAGATAGCTCTACGAAATGCATTGAAACTGTTAATGGAATCCGCAGCCTTAAGAAAAAAGTTAGGAGAAAATGCCCTGGAAATTTCTGAACAATTCGCTCTCACAAAGATCATGAATCGGTGGGAGCACCTTATTGAAAATACATAA